One window from the genome of Glycine soja cultivar W05 chromosome 12, ASM419377v2, whole genome shotgun sequence encodes:
- the LOC114379870 gene encoding zinc finger protein BALDIBIS-like yields the protein MMSEETFSVPPNSTIRATSLVHHVHVQPPSPNPNSNPAKRRRSLPGTPDPDAEVVALSPKSLMATNRFLCEVCNKGFQRDQNLQLHRRGHNLPWKLKKRTNNDQVRKKVYVCPEKSCVYHDPSRALGDLTGIKKHYSRKHGEKKWKCDKCSKKYAVQSDWKAHSKICGTREYKCDCGTLFSRKDSFITHRAFCDALAEESARVTTIPAALSNLRSDHHHHLTNAQASRIPQIFSGFHSSDQFGGGSSEALLANHHYQQKLRLPLWLDHHQVNNPQVLHHTLDNFSTEPSAFTSGTNSVPHDLVQTMDMFGPQTQFVNYRYPEASFGGGNANLSVLPPHGLKQEQEENKQHLSHSGASSNNLYLSNSIQNPPHHHYMSATTLLQKAVQMGSTRISDNVFGSIVGTTNRNNNNNNNTNLEVQKLNELVSVEAGCNNNLGGGGDGYLLNDSFGVVNGTNKGLEHMVMPVDEETQQESIVGNSLCSNNKNQLGLTRDFLGVGDNNNNLDPIRRPFFQQDLVEFNAMGSASASVMNLQSQYGGHYC from the exons atgATGTCTGAAGAAACCTTTTCTGTTCCTCCCAACTCCACCATTAGAGCCACCTCCTTGGTTCATCATGTTCATGTTCAACCCCCAAGCCCAAACCCTAATTCAAATCCAGCTAAGAGAAGGAGAAGTCTACCCGGAACACCAG ATCCAGATGCAGAAGTGGTGGCTCTTTCACCTAAGTCCCTAATGGCCACCAACCGTTTCTTATGTGAAGTTTGCAACAAGGGTTTTCAGAGAGACCAGAATTTGCAGCTGCATAGACGTGGACACAACCTTCCATGGAAACTGAAGAAGAGAACGAACAATGATCAAGTAAGGAAGAAGGTGTACGTGTGCCCTGAGAAGAGTTGCGTGTACCATGACCCCTCAAGAGCCTTGGGGGACTTGACAGGGATAAAGAAGCACTATAGCCGAAAGCATGGCGAGAAGAAGTGGAAGTGTGACAAGTGCTCCAAGAAATACGCTGTTCAATCCGATTGGAAGGCCCATAGCAAGATTTGTGGGACTAGAGAGTACAAATGTGACTGTGGCACACTTTTCTCCAG GAAGGACAGCTTCATAACGCATAGAGCTTTTTGTGACGCTTTGGCTGAAGAAAGTGCGAGGGTAACAACAATTCCAGCAGCTTTAAGCAACTTGAGAAGTGATCACCATCATCATTTGACCAATGCTCAAGCTTCGAGAATCCCTCAGATTTTTTCAGGGTTTCACTCATCAGATCAATTCGGTGGTGGCTCATCAGAAGCATTATTGGCGAATCATCATTATCAACAAAAGCTAAGGCTACCACTATGGCTAGATCACCACCAAGTCAATAATCCTCAAGTACTTCACCACACTCTTGACAACTTCTCAACCGAACCGAGTGCTTTCACTTCAGGAACAAACTCTGTGCCTCATGATCTAGTACAAACAATGGACATGTTTGGGCCACAGACACAGTTTGTGAATTACCGTTACCCAGAAGCATCATTTGGAGGTGGCAATGCCAACTTGTCTGTGCTACCACCACATGGACTGAAgcaagaacaagaagaaaacaaacaacacTTGTCGCATAGCGGAGCCTCTTCTAATAACTTGTACTTGAGTAATAGTATTCAGAACCCACCTCATCATCACTACATGTCAGCCACCACACTGTTGCAGAAAGCGGTTCAAATGGGTTCTACAAGGATCAGCGACAACGTATTTGGCTCCATCGTGGGTACCACCAacagaaacaacaacaacaacaacaacaccaacCTTGAGGTTCAGAAGCTGAACGAGTTGGTGAGTGTGGAAGCTGGGTGCAACAACAACCTTGGAGGTGGTGGTGATGGGTATTTATTAAATGACTCGTTTGGGGTTGTGAATGGCACCAATAAGGGTTTGGAGCACATGGTGATGCCGGTGGATGAAGAGACACAACAAGAATCAATTGTGGGAAACTCACTATGCTCAAATAACAAAAATCAACTTGGTTTAACAAGAGACTTCTTGGGTGTtggagataataataataatcttgaCCCTATAAGAAGACCTTTTTTTCAACAAGACCTTGTTGAATTTAATGCAATGGGGTCAGCCTCAGCCTCAGTCATGAACCTGCAGAGCCAGTACGGTGGACACTACTGCTAG